In Triticum aestivum cultivar Chinese Spring chromosome 5B, IWGSC CS RefSeq v2.1, whole genome shotgun sequence, the following proteins share a genomic window:
- the LOC123113452 gene encoding AP2-like ethylene-responsive transcription factor CRL5 isoform X3: MTNGGHSMSGASIAGGAGGWLGFSLSPHVAMDAAAGSGIVDMAGHHHAHHGGVYYHPDAVASSPMSFYFGGGDNVSAASGGYYSGISALPLRSDGSLCLADALRRSEQKHHGAEVSAPPKLEDFLGASPAMALTLDNSGYYYGGQGHGHGDAGEGQHQLPSAMMPGSGGHHMYYDAHAALLDEQAAATSAAMEAAGWMARAGDVYEVDGGNGEDGGGAIVTAGHDNPGGYVHPLTLSMSSGSQSSCVTMQQSAAQAHAYVGQATAASKKRGAGAGAGQNKQPVVHRKCIDTFGQRTSKYRGVTRHRWTGRYEAHLWDNSCRKEGQTRKGRQVYLGGYDMEEKAARAYDLAALKYWGASTHINFPVEDYQEELEVMKNMTRQEYVAHLRRKSSGFSRGASMYRGVTRHHQQGRWQARIGRVSGNKDLYLGTFSAEADAAEAYDVAAIKFRGLNAVTNFDINRYDVDKIMESSTLLPGDQVRRRKDGPDDSAAVVASAAAALVQAGSATDYWRQPAAVTTDEHSRHHLGLLSSESFSLLRGVVSVDGDAAGAQQGQGNRMSGASSLATSLSNSREQSPDQGGGLAMLFARPAAPKLASSLPMGTWVSSPAPARPGVSVAHMPMFAAWADA, translated from the exons ATGACCAACGGCGGCCACAGCATGAGCGGGGCCAGCATCGCGGGCGGTGCTGGCGGCTGGCTGGGTTTCTCGCTGTCGCCTCACGTGGCCATGGACGCGGCCGCCGGCTCCGGCATCGTCGACATGGCCGGCCACCACCACGCGCACCACGGCGGGGTCTACTATCACCCTGACGCGGTCGCCTCCTCCCCCATGTCCTTCTACTTCGGCGGCGGCGACAATGTCAGCGCTGCGAGCGGCGGGTACTACTCCGGGATCTCCGCCCTGCCTCTCAGGTCCGACGGCTCCCTCTGCCTCGCCGACGCGCTCCGGAGGAGCGAGCAGAAACACCACG GGGCGGAGGTGTCGGCGCCGCCGAAGCTCGAGGACTTCCTGGGCGCGAGCCCCGCCATGGCGCTGACCCTGGACAACTCCGGCTACTACTACGGCGGCCAAGGCCACGGCCATGGCGACGCTGGAGAGGGCCAGCACCAGCTGCCGTCCGCCATGATGCCTGGCTCCGGTGGCCACCACATGTACTACGACGCCCACGCGGCGTTGCTGGACGAGCAGGCTGCAGCCACGTCGGCCGCGATGGAAGCGGCCGGCTGGATGGCGCGTGCCGGAGACGTCTACGAGGTGGACGGCGGCAACGGCGAGGACGGCGGGGGCGCCATCGTGACGGCCGGCCACGACAACCCCGGTGGGTACGTACACCCGCTGACGCTGTCCATGAGCTCCGGGTCCCAGTCCAGCTGCGTGACAATGCAGCAGTCGGCTGCACAGGCCCACGCCTACGTCGGCCAGGCGACCGCGGCCAGCAAGAagcgcggcgccggcgccggcgccgggcaGAACAAGCAGCCGGTCGTGCACCGCAAGTGCATCGACACCTTCGGCCAGCGAACGTCCAAGTACAGGGGCGTCACCAG GCATAGGTGGACGGGGAGGTATGAGGCGCACCTCTGGGACAACAGCTGCCGGAAGGAAGGCCAGACCAGGAAAGGCCGGCAAG TTTATCTTG GTGGGTATGACATGGAGGAGAAGGCGGCGAGGGCGTATGACCTGGCGGCGCTCAAGTACTGGGGCGCGTCCACGCACATCAACTTCCCG gTGGAGGACTACCAGGAGGAGCTGGAGGTGATGAAGAACATGACCAGGCAGGAGTACGTGGCTCACCTCAGAAG GAAGAGCAGCGGGTTCTCGCGCGGCGCTTCGATGTACCGGGGAGTCACCAGGCACCACCAGCAGGGGCGGTGGCAGGCGCGCATCGGCCGCGTCTCCGGCAACAAGGACCTCTACCTCGGCACATTCA GCGCGGAGGCGGACGCGGCGGAGGCCTACGACGTGGCGGCGATCAAGTTCCGCGGCCTCAACGCGGTCACCAACTTCGACATCAACCGGTACGACGTGGACAAGATCATGGAGAGCAGCACGCTCCTGCCCGGCGACCAGGTGCGGCGCAGGAAGGACGGCCCCGACGATAGCGCCGCCGTGGTGGCCAGCGCGGCGGCCGCCCTCGTGCAGGCCGGCAGCGCCACGGACTACTGGAGGCAGCCTGCGGCGGTGACCACGGACGAGCACAGCCGCCACCACCTGGGCCTTCTGTCGAGTGAGTCCTTCTCCCTGCTGCGCGGCGTGGTGTCCGTGGACGGCGACGCCGCTGGTGCTCAGCAGGGGCAGGGCAACCGCATGTCGGGCGCGTCGTCCCTGGCCACGAGCCTGAGCAACTCCCGGGAGCAGAGCCCGGACCAGGGAGGCGGCCTGGCCATGCTGTTCGCCCGGCCCGCGGCGCCGAAGCTGGCGAGCTCGCTGCCCATGGGCACCTGGGTCTCATCGCCGGCGCCGGCCAGGCCCGGCGTGTCCGTGGCGCACATGCCAATGTTCGCCGCGTGGGCCGACGCCTGA
- the LOC123113452 gene encoding AP2-like ethylene-responsive transcription factor CRL5 isoform X2: MTNGGHSMSGASIAGGAGGWLGFSLSPHVAMDAAAGSGIVDMAGHHHAHHGGVYYHPDAVASSPMSFYFGGGDNVSAASGGYYSGISALPLRSDGSLCLADALRRSEQKHHGAEVSAPPKLEDFLGASPAMALTLDNSGYYYGGQGHGHGDAGEGQHQLPSAMMPGSGGHHMYYDAHAALLDEQAAATSAAMEAAGWMARAGDVYEVDGGNGEDGGGAIVTAGHDNPGGYVHPLTLSMSSGSQSSCVTMQQSAAQAHAYVGQATAASKKRGAGAGAGQNKQPVVHRKCIDTFGQRTSKYRGVTSRHRWTGRYEAHLWDNSCRKEGQTRKGRQVYLGGYDMEEKAARAYDLAALKYWGASTHINFPVEDYQEELEVMKNMTRQEYVAHLRRKSSGFSRGASMYRGVTRHHQQGRWQARIGRVSGNKDLYLGTFSAEADAAEAYDVAAIKFRGLNAVTNFDINRYDVDKIMESSTLLPGDQVRRRKDGPDDSAAVVASAAAALVQAGSATDYWRQPAAVTTDEHSRHHLGLLSSESFSLLRGVVSVDGDAAGAQQGQGNRMSGASSLATSLSNSREQSPDQGGGLAMLFARPAAPKLASSLPMGTWVSSPAPARPGVSVAHMPMFAAWADA; the protein is encoded by the exons ATGACCAACGGCGGCCACAGCATGAGCGGGGCCAGCATCGCGGGCGGTGCTGGCGGCTGGCTGGGTTTCTCGCTGTCGCCTCACGTGGCCATGGACGCGGCCGCCGGCTCCGGCATCGTCGACATGGCCGGCCACCACCACGCGCACCACGGCGGGGTCTACTATCACCCTGACGCGGTCGCCTCCTCCCCCATGTCCTTCTACTTCGGCGGCGGCGACAATGTCAGCGCTGCGAGCGGCGGGTACTACTCCGGGATCTCCGCCCTGCCTCTCAGGTCCGACGGCTCCCTCTGCCTCGCCGACGCGCTCCGGAGGAGCGAGCAGAAACACCACG GGGCGGAGGTGTCGGCGCCGCCGAAGCTCGAGGACTTCCTGGGCGCGAGCCCCGCCATGGCGCTGACCCTGGACAACTCCGGCTACTACTACGGCGGCCAAGGCCACGGCCATGGCGACGCTGGAGAGGGCCAGCACCAGCTGCCGTCCGCCATGATGCCTGGCTCCGGTGGCCACCACATGTACTACGACGCCCACGCGGCGTTGCTGGACGAGCAGGCTGCAGCCACGTCGGCCGCGATGGAAGCGGCCGGCTGGATGGCGCGTGCCGGAGACGTCTACGAGGTGGACGGCGGCAACGGCGAGGACGGCGGGGGCGCCATCGTGACGGCCGGCCACGACAACCCCGGTGGGTACGTACACCCGCTGACGCTGTCCATGAGCTCCGGGTCCCAGTCCAGCTGCGTGACAATGCAGCAGTCGGCTGCACAGGCCCACGCCTACGTCGGCCAGGCGACCGCGGCCAGCAAGAagcgcggcgccggcgccggcgccgggcaGAACAAGCAGCCGGTCGTGCACCGCAAGTGCATCGACACCTTCGGCCAGCGAACGTCCAAGTACAGGGGCGTCACCAG CAGGCATAGGTGGACGGGGAGGTATGAGGCGCACCTCTGGGACAACAGCTGCCGGAAGGAAGGCCAGACCAGGAAAGGCCGGCAAG TTTATCTTG GTGGGTATGACATGGAGGAGAAGGCGGCGAGGGCGTATGACCTGGCGGCGCTCAAGTACTGGGGCGCGTCCACGCACATCAACTTCCCG gTGGAGGACTACCAGGAGGAGCTGGAGGTGATGAAGAACATGACCAGGCAGGAGTACGTGGCTCACCTCAGAAG GAAGAGCAGCGGGTTCTCGCGCGGCGCTTCGATGTACCGGGGAGTCACCAGGCACCACCAGCAGGGGCGGTGGCAGGCGCGCATCGGCCGCGTCTCCGGCAACAAGGACCTCTACCTCGGCACATTCA GCGCGGAGGCGGACGCGGCGGAGGCCTACGACGTGGCGGCGATCAAGTTCCGCGGCCTCAACGCGGTCACCAACTTCGACATCAACCGGTACGACGTGGACAAGATCATGGAGAGCAGCACGCTCCTGCCCGGCGACCAGGTGCGGCGCAGGAAGGACGGCCCCGACGATAGCGCCGCCGTGGTGGCCAGCGCGGCGGCCGCCCTCGTGCAGGCCGGCAGCGCCACGGACTACTGGAGGCAGCCTGCGGCGGTGACCACGGACGAGCACAGCCGCCACCACCTGGGCCTTCTGTCGAGTGAGTCCTTCTCCCTGCTGCGCGGCGTGGTGTCCGTGGACGGCGACGCCGCTGGTGCTCAGCAGGGGCAGGGCAACCGCATGTCGGGCGCGTCGTCCCTGGCCACGAGCCTGAGCAACTCCCGGGAGCAGAGCCCGGACCAGGGAGGCGGCCTGGCCATGCTGTTCGCCCGGCCCGCGGCGCCGAAGCTGGCGAGCTCGCTGCCCATGGGCACCTGGGTCTCATCGCCGGCGCCGGCCAGGCCCGGCGTGTCCGTGGCGCACATGCCAATGTTCGCCGCGTGGGCCGACGCCTGA
- the LOC123113452 gene encoding AP2-like ethylene-responsive transcription factor CRL5 isoform X1, with protein MTNGGHSMSGASIAGGAGGWLGFSLSPHVAMDAAAGSGIVDMAGHHHAHHGGVYYHPDAVASSPMSFYFGGGDNVSAASGGYYSGISALPLRSDGSLCLADALRRSEQKHHGAEVSAPPKLEDFLGASPAMALTLDNSGYYYGGQGHGHGDAGEGQHQLPSAMMPGSGGHHMYYDAHAALLDEQAAATSAAMEAAGWMARAGDVYEVDGGNGEDGGGAIVTAGHDNPGGYVHPLTLSMSSGSQSSCVTMQQSAAQAHAYVGQATAASKKRGAGAGAGQNKQPVVHRKCIDTFGQRTSKYRGVTSKSRHRWTGRYEAHLWDNSCRKEGQTRKGRQVYLGGYDMEEKAARAYDLAALKYWGASTHINFPVEDYQEELEVMKNMTRQEYVAHLRRKSSGFSRGASMYRGVTRHHQQGRWQARIGRVSGNKDLYLGTFSAEADAAEAYDVAAIKFRGLNAVTNFDINRYDVDKIMESSTLLPGDQVRRRKDGPDDSAAVVASAAAALVQAGSATDYWRQPAAVTTDEHSRHHLGLLSSESFSLLRGVVSVDGDAAGAQQGQGNRMSGASSLATSLSNSREQSPDQGGGLAMLFARPAAPKLASSLPMGTWVSSPAPARPGVSVAHMPMFAAWADA; from the exons ATGACCAACGGCGGCCACAGCATGAGCGGGGCCAGCATCGCGGGCGGTGCTGGCGGCTGGCTGGGTTTCTCGCTGTCGCCTCACGTGGCCATGGACGCGGCCGCCGGCTCCGGCATCGTCGACATGGCCGGCCACCACCACGCGCACCACGGCGGGGTCTACTATCACCCTGACGCGGTCGCCTCCTCCCCCATGTCCTTCTACTTCGGCGGCGGCGACAATGTCAGCGCTGCGAGCGGCGGGTACTACTCCGGGATCTCCGCCCTGCCTCTCAGGTCCGACGGCTCCCTCTGCCTCGCCGACGCGCTCCGGAGGAGCGAGCAGAAACACCACG GGGCGGAGGTGTCGGCGCCGCCGAAGCTCGAGGACTTCCTGGGCGCGAGCCCCGCCATGGCGCTGACCCTGGACAACTCCGGCTACTACTACGGCGGCCAAGGCCACGGCCATGGCGACGCTGGAGAGGGCCAGCACCAGCTGCCGTCCGCCATGATGCCTGGCTCCGGTGGCCACCACATGTACTACGACGCCCACGCGGCGTTGCTGGACGAGCAGGCTGCAGCCACGTCGGCCGCGATGGAAGCGGCCGGCTGGATGGCGCGTGCCGGAGACGTCTACGAGGTGGACGGCGGCAACGGCGAGGACGGCGGGGGCGCCATCGTGACGGCCGGCCACGACAACCCCGGTGGGTACGTACACCCGCTGACGCTGTCCATGAGCTCCGGGTCCCAGTCCAGCTGCGTGACAATGCAGCAGTCGGCTGCACAGGCCCACGCCTACGTCGGCCAGGCGACCGCGGCCAGCAAGAagcgcggcgccggcgccggcgccgggcaGAACAAGCAGCCGGTCGTGCACCGCAAGTGCATCGACACCTTCGGCCAGCGAACGTCCAAGTACAGGGGCGTCACCAG CAAAAGCAGGCATAGGTGGACGGGGAGGTATGAGGCGCACCTCTGGGACAACAGCTGCCGGAAGGAAGGCCAGACCAGGAAAGGCCGGCAAG TTTATCTTG GTGGGTATGACATGGAGGAGAAGGCGGCGAGGGCGTATGACCTGGCGGCGCTCAAGTACTGGGGCGCGTCCACGCACATCAACTTCCCG gTGGAGGACTACCAGGAGGAGCTGGAGGTGATGAAGAACATGACCAGGCAGGAGTACGTGGCTCACCTCAGAAG GAAGAGCAGCGGGTTCTCGCGCGGCGCTTCGATGTACCGGGGAGTCACCAGGCACCACCAGCAGGGGCGGTGGCAGGCGCGCATCGGCCGCGTCTCCGGCAACAAGGACCTCTACCTCGGCACATTCA GCGCGGAGGCGGACGCGGCGGAGGCCTACGACGTGGCGGCGATCAAGTTCCGCGGCCTCAACGCGGTCACCAACTTCGACATCAACCGGTACGACGTGGACAAGATCATGGAGAGCAGCACGCTCCTGCCCGGCGACCAGGTGCGGCGCAGGAAGGACGGCCCCGACGATAGCGCCGCCGTGGTGGCCAGCGCGGCGGCCGCCCTCGTGCAGGCCGGCAGCGCCACGGACTACTGGAGGCAGCCTGCGGCGGTGACCACGGACGAGCACAGCCGCCACCACCTGGGCCTTCTGTCGAGTGAGTCCTTCTCCCTGCTGCGCGGCGTGGTGTCCGTGGACGGCGACGCCGCTGGTGCTCAGCAGGGGCAGGGCAACCGCATGTCGGGCGCGTCGTCCCTGGCCACGAGCCTGAGCAACTCCCGGGAGCAGAGCCCGGACCAGGGAGGCGGCCTGGCCATGCTGTTCGCCCGGCCCGCGGCGCCGAAGCTGGCGAGCTCGCTGCCCATGGGCACCTGGGTCTCATCGCCGGCGCCGGCCAGGCCCGGCGTGTCCGTGGCGCACATGCCAATGTTCGCCGCGTGGGCCGACGCCTGA